In Deltaproteobacteria bacterium, one DNA window encodes the following:
- the cmr5 gene encoding type III-B CRISPR module-associated protein Cmr5: MAEIQSQKWARLAYVHMQTPARVAKKDKMEKYGGLWMRLPYLVLTNGLSQAVAFIASKYDEQKKPEFGWVLSDLAAILGYTQNTVQTEIQSFPDTRKYALATRQVLDASIWYKRYAEGIYGLDPTNDAARGDR; this comes from the coding sequence ATGGCGGAGATTCAATCGCAGAAATGGGCCCGTCTCGCGTATGTCCACATGCAGACGCCGGCTCGTGTCGCGAAAAAGGACAAGATGGAAAAGTACGGCGGACTCTGGATGCGTCTGCCGTATCTCGTTCTGACGAACGGCCTCTCGCAGGCCGTGGCGTTTATCGCCAGTAAGTACGACGAGCAGAAAAAGCCCGAGTTCGGCTGGGTGCTCTCTGACCTGGCTGCGATTCTTGGATACACGCAGAACACGGTGCAGACGGAAATCCAATCCTTCCCCGACACTCGGAAGTATGCGCTCGCGACGCGCCAGGTTCTCGACGCGTCCATTTGGTACAAGCGCTACGCCGAGGGGATCTATGGCCTCGATCCCACTAACGACGCCGCACGAGGAGATCGCTGA
- the cmr4 gene encoding type III-B CRISPR module RAMP protein Cmr4, producing MTAKRMYFIHALSPLHAGTGQGIGLVDLPIAREKATKLPIVPGSTVKGVLRAESSLADDQKTAVFGPETGNASDYAGAIVFGDARLLCLPVRSLYGTFAWVTSPMVLERYRRDAMGTPAQFEFDFADADVFTKSPANGGVVAAGSVYLEDLKLKVAVNPPNGTSPGNETADLWATHFSSLLWPIQATPNSAAATWRALFKARFVIVSDDDFAFLYETATEICARIRIAEDTKTVANGQLWYEEALPAESLLWGVAMGEKSRKSDVNLTDAQVLDHAVGAAGADRTTQFGGKATVGRGVARFIAGA from the coding sequence ATGACCGCGAAACGTATGTACTTCATCCACGCGCTCTCGCCGCTGCACGCCGGAACGGGACAGGGCATCGGCCTCGTCGACCTGCCCATCGCGCGCGAAAAGGCGACGAAATTGCCCATCGTGCCCGGCAGCACCGTCAAGGGCGTTTTACGCGCGGAATCGAGTCTGGCGGACGATCAAAAGACGGCGGTCTTCGGCCCCGAGACCGGAAATGCGAGCGATTATGCGGGGGCGATCGTGTTCGGCGACGCGCGGCTGCTGTGCCTGCCCGTGCGTTCGCTGTACGGCACTTTCGCGTGGGTGACGTCGCCGATGGTGCTGGAGCGGTATCGGCGGGACGCGATGGGCACTCCGGCTCAATTTGAGTTCGACTTCGCGGACGCCGACGTTTTCACGAAGTCTCCCGCCAATGGCGGGGTTGTCGCGGCGGGGTCAGTCTATCTGGAAGATCTGAAGTTGAAGGTCGCTGTGAATCCGCCTAACGGCACGAGTCCCGGCAATGAGACAGCCGACTTGTGGGCGACGCATTTCTCATCATTGCTCTGGCCCATCCAAGCAACGCCAAATTCCGCCGCCGCGACGTGGAGAGCACTTTTCAAAGCGCGTTTTGTCATCGTTTCGGATGACGACTTCGCCTTCCTCTATGAAACCGCGACCGAGATCTGCGCGCGGATTCGGATCGCGGAAGACACCAAGACGGTCGCCAACGGCCAGCTTTGGTACGAGGAAGCCCTCCCTGCGGAGAGCCTGCTGTGGGGCGTCGCGATGGGCGAGAAATCCCGTAAGAGCGACGTCAACCTGACGGACGCACAGGTTCTGGATCACGCCGTCGGCGCCGCCGGAGCCGACCGCACAACGCAGTTCGGCGGCAAGGCCACCGTGGGCCGCGGCGTCGCCCGCTTCATCGCGGGCGCTTGA
- the cmr6 gene encoding type III-B CRISPR module RAMP protein Cmr6, with product MPEVQARRNHFPDPNLIAFSHAGLALERYVASLGEPAHDSEKQLYVKLAGLNSFGPAYSGAFERWNSRFADADRFSQSPVSASSRIAVGLGADSVLETSLRLHRTYGVPILPGSALKGLASHTCRRVYGGLAKEHATSDDVTDPVRKQYMPSPAWTPEQRRENEEQHGWDFTTHDLLFGHVAGAGGVIFHDAWYIPGSGPGGKPFLPDVMTVHHPNYYRGDDSPPADWDSPTPVAYINVAPGTKFLIALEGERDWTALAMRILLEALKNDGIGAKTSSGYGRLV from the coding sequence ATGCCGGAAGTCCAGGCGCGCAGAAACCACTTTCCGGACCCCAACCTCATCGCATTCAGCCATGCTGGACTCGCGCTCGAACGTTATGTGGCGAGCTTGGGGGAGCCGGCTCACGATTCCGAAAAGCAGCTGTACGTCAAGCTGGCCGGACTGAATTCGTTCGGACCAGCCTACTCAGGGGCGTTCGAGCGCTGGAACAGTCGATTCGCGGATGCCGATCGATTTTCTCAGAGTCCCGTCTCCGCCTCCTCCCGCATCGCGGTGGGTCTCGGAGCGGACAGCGTGCTCGAAACCTCGCTGCGGCTGCATCGCACCTACGGCGTGCCGATCCTGCCCGGCTCGGCGCTCAAGGGCCTCGCGTCGCACACCTGCCGCCGCGTGTACGGCGGGCTCGCGAAAGAACATGCGACGTCCGACGACGTGACCGATCCGGTCCGCAAGCAGTACATGCCCTCGCCTGCATGGACGCCGGAGCAGCGACGTGAAAACGAGGAGCAACACGGTTGGGACTTCACCACGCACGACCTGCTGTTCGGCCACGTGGCGGGCGCGGGCGGCGTGATCTTCCACGACGCGTGGTACATCCCGGGCAGCGGTCCGGGAGGCAAGCCGTTCCTTCCGGACGTGATGACCGTGCATCACCCGAACTATTATCGGGGCGACGATTCGCCTCCCGCGGACTGGGACAGCCCGACCCCTGTAGCGTACATCAACGTCGCGCCGGGCACGAAGTTCCTGATCGCGCTCGAGGGAGAACGGGACTGGACCGCACTCGCCATGCGGATTCTCCTGGAAGCCTTGAAGAACGACGGAATCGGCGCGAAAACGTCGAGCGGTTACGGTCGACTGGTCTAG
- the cas10 gene encoding type III-B CRISPR-associated protein Cas10/Cmr2 — MGPVQEFIEASRRSRDLHWSSNFVEKTALAAAAALKRAVHGVDFIAPPLNDHFREDGSVNPVPTSDRVLAILPDGVDPRDASGKAGVGAYAPWNDAIDDVQDKLNNGPDLGFHDNVWNEQKVEQRVEFYSAWVPLDENDFRAGRSQVERLLDAREEFSDFVPSLQAHRVSKSSLDGRRESVLQRLLEADNRRNHRAELGIKPGEMLDLPGLVKRLAGDEHFPPGSRIAVDPFIRGVMRRDDGDRQKQAVLGVRQKLEDLKGQNRSGFFSYTNETRYGDFCFDGHQLFADRLDSLKGDYPSYVEDLKDLKDIVTGAKISPCPYLAVIACDGDGMGKMIRDAKTPQENREISQRMQTFANSVNEIVETAANGSAIFAGGDDVLAFVPLDRMLDCVEALQQSFRTNVTGCTISVGVAIVHMLTPMAGEMIKNAHDAEKDAKSGRWEFANANLIPEDKRLAEADGKRGNAVAFHLYKRSGAPIKLRMAWPDATHGDAYHEHTSPVTRMKGWVHLLREDLIPDRLAYEMRTLARHYGNASQTGPITDQNGETWVTAELLHVELKRLLGKKQKGEQDQLTKRVREMILDRIPEPPTEANDTVKEAFAHQAWLSLRQMAEEIIVARALLPAYLDSGEAVDVPNAPAAQQGGAL, encoded by the coding sequence GTGGGGCCGGTGCAGGAATTCATTGAAGCGTCGCGCCGGTCGCGCGATCTGCATTGGTCGTCGAACTTCGTCGAGAAGACGGCGCTGGCCGCAGCGGCGGCCCTCAAGAGAGCGGTCCACGGAGTCGATTTTATCGCGCCGCCGCTGAACGATCATTTTCGCGAAGACGGCTCGGTGAATCCCGTGCCCACCTCGGATCGAGTCCTCGCGATCCTGCCCGATGGCGTCGATCCACGTGACGCGAGCGGGAAAGCCGGAGTCGGTGCGTACGCTCCGTGGAATGACGCGATCGACGATGTTCAAGACAAGCTGAACAACGGTCCCGATTTGGGTTTTCACGACAACGTCTGGAACGAGCAAAAAGTCGAGCAGCGCGTGGAGTTCTATTCGGCGTGGGTTCCTCTCGATGAAAACGATTTTCGGGCAGGTCGATCTCAGGTAGAACGCCTGTTAGACGCCCGGGAGGAATTCAGCGATTTCGTTCCGAGCCTTCAGGCGCATCGCGTCTCCAAATCGTCGCTGGACGGGCGTCGCGAGTCCGTGCTGCAACGCCTGCTCGAGGCGGACAATCGGCGCAACCACCGCGCCGAGCTGGGCATTAAACCTGGCGAAATGCTCGACCTGCCCGGCCTTGTGAAACGCCTCGCCGGCGACGAGCACTTTCCGCCAGGCTCGCGCATCGCGGTCGATCCGTTCATTCGCGGGGTCATGCGCCGAGACGACGGCGATCGACAGAAGCAAGCCGTATTGGGGGTCCGGCAAAAATTGGAGGACCTGAAGGGACAAAATCGCTCGGGATTCTTCTCCTACACGAATGAAACCCGTTATGGCGACTTTTGTTTCGACGGCCACCAACTCTTTGCGGATCGCTTGGACAGTCTGAAGGGCGATTACCCGAGCTACGTCGAAGACCTGAAGGACCTGAAAGACATCGTCACCGGTGCGAAAATTTCCCCTTGCCCATATCTCGCCGTCATCGCCTGCGATGGCGACGGGATGGGGAAGATGATCCGCGACGCGAAGACACCTCAGGAGAATCGCGAAATCTCACAGAGGATGCAGACGTTTGCAAATAGTGTGAATGAAATTGTCGAAACCGCCGCCAACGGCAGCGCGATCTTCGCCGGCGGCGATGACGTGCTGGCCTTCGTGCCGCTCGACCGGATGCTCGATTGCGTGGAAGCGCTTCAGCAGAGCTTTCGAACGAACGTGACGGGATGCACTATCTCGGTCGGCGTGGCGATCGTCCACATGCTCACGCCCATGGCGGGCGAAATGATCAAGAACGCCCATGACGCCGAGAAGGACGCCAAGAGCGGGCGTTGGGAGTTTGCGAACGCGAATTTGATCCCCGAGGATAAACGACTCGCGGAGGCCGATGGCAAACGCGGTAACGCCGTGGCGTTTCACCTCTATAAACGCTCCGGCGCGCCGATCAAACTGCGCATGGCGTGGCCCGACGCGACGCATGGCGACGCCTATCACGAACACACCAGCCCCGTCACGCGGATGAAGGGATGGGTCCACCTGCTGCGAGAGGATCTGATTCCAGACCGCCTCGCATACGAGATGCGCACGCTCGCACGCCACTATGGGAACGCTAGCCAGACCGGGCCGATCACGGATCAGAACGGCGAAACTTGGGTCACGGCGGAGCTGCTCCACGTCGAGTTGAAACGCCTGCTGGGTAAAAAACAGAAAGGCGAACAAGACCAACTGACGAAGCGTGTCCGCGAGATGATTCTCGACCGGATTCCCGAGCCACCGACTGAGGCGAACGACACTGTGAAAGAGGCGTTCGCACATCAGGCTTGGCTGTCTCTCCGGCAGATGGCGGAGGAGATCATTGTGGCGCGCGCCCTGCTGCCGGCCTATCTCGACTCCGGCGAGGCGGTCGATGTTCCGAACGCCCCGGCGGCGCAGCAAGGAGGCGCGTTATGA